A single region of the Ptychodera flava strain L36383 chromosome 9, AS_Pfla_20210202, whole genome shotgun sequence genome encodes:
- the LOC139140594 gene encoding uncharacterized protein gives MAGKINFFRREYYEYKNFQFIKLRAKLPGITKSRVEKGEIKIDCTFKDRSMSLVATGLLGHYELMFNGKLLYAPIDPDQCSWKVEKDWIKIYIKKKVAQKWADPRGEIMLLAPEDDDEDEDKKGDDD, from the exons ATGGCggggaaaataaatttctttcGCCGAG AGTATTACGAGTACAAGAATTTCCAGTTCATAAAGTTGAGGGCGAAGTTACCTGGTATTACCAAATCTCGGGTCGAAAAGGGCGAAATCAAGATCGACTGTACATTTAAAGACAG gtCGATGAGTCTGGTTGCCACGGGGCTGCTAGGTCACTATGAATTGATGTTCAATGGGAAATTGCTGTACGCTCCGATTGACCCTGACCAGTGCTCATGGAAG GTAGAGAAAGACTGGATCAAAATCTACATAAAGAAGAAAGTGGCACAAAAGTGGGCGGATCCCAGAGGCGAGATTATGCTGCTGGCTCCAGAAGACGATGATGAGGATGAAGACAAAAAAGGAGACGATGACTAA
- the LOC139140598 gene encoding uncharacterized protein — MASNMTVPHVIEDIDDIIKRWVLEDRPRDKYEVDIVRNGLKFTQVGDIEYTRIQDSSAQAREMTHATTFVNDTSSEQKHRLTTERSLRTSYTWSLTSGHTFGAQGGISLKPPASCVEAGIEFNRQSFDEKRDEKVFEKSRKSTLDSEITVKPKKKVSVYLKTWEEDYAATYKIKYRVKGGVKAVIRDKHGTNVEGEAPEIFCNMEGFRIDNMSKGTVLFENKGLFLCKRELSQEFEVKEEDL, encoded by the coding sequence ATGGCGAGTAACATGACCGTACCCCATGTCATTGAAGATATCGATGACATCATCAAAAGATGGGTATTGGAGGATAGACCTCGTGACAAATACGAAGTCGATATTGTTAGAAATGGCCTCAAATTTACTCAAGTTGGGGATATTGAGTACACCCGGATACAGGACTCCAGCGCTCAGGCAAGGGAAATGACACACGCGACGACGTTCGTGAACGATACGTCAAGCGAACAGAAACACCGATTGACGACGGAGAGGAGCCTGAGAACGAGCTACACCTGGTCGTTGACGAGCGGACACACGTTCGGTGCCCAAGGTGGCATCAGTTTAAAACCGCCCGCCTCTTGCGTGGAAGCGGGCATCGAATTCAACCGACAGAGCTTCGACGAAAAGCGGGACGAGAAAGTCTTCGAAAAGAGCCGGAAGAGCACGCTGGACTCGGAAATCACCGTCAAACCAAAGAAGAAAGTCAGCGTCTACCTGAAAACTTGGGAAGAAGACTACGCGGCCACGTACAAAATCAAATACCGCGTTAAAGGGGGCGTCAAAGCCGTGATCAGGGACAAACACGGAACGAACGTAGAGGGCGAAGCGCCTGAAATCTTTTGCAACATGGAAGGGTTTCGCATCGACAACATGTCCAAGGGAACCGTACTCTTCGAAAACAAGGGCTTATTTTTATGTAAGAGGGAGCTTAGTCAAGAGTTTGAAGTGAAAGAGGAGGATCTCTGA
- the LOC139139656 gene encoding uncharacterized protein, whose translation MMDFSLGLQSFDQHRLADDKHSNKNSCEDALKEQAQENHLMGTMLPDADGFIPPGPVTSQKPKSNTSDFDGQGDRTENYEIEAMSVGGTPEESSITSLQSVHAAGNGSSSSQVPLVTDLLTEMGQAMKMNCSHWAQVFQESQEFETFCPTRLDKMLAEARALEEDLIKQKEKLRLRLQAISKTLQTIS comes from the exons ATGATGGACTTTTCGTTGGGTTTGCAAAG TTTTGATCAGCATAGACTGGCAGACGACAAACACTCAAATAAGAACAGCTGTGAAGATGCCTTGAAAGAACAAGCACAGGAAAACCATTTGATGGGAACCATGCTACCAGAT GCTGATGGATTTATTCCACCAGGGCCAGTGACATCTCAGAAGCCAAAGAGTAATACCAGTGACTTTGATGGACAAG GTGATAGAACTGAGAATTACGAGATAGAAGCCATGTCAGTTGGTGGAACACCAGAAGAATCTTCAATCACTTCTCTACAGTCTGTTCATGCTGCTGGCaatggtagcagtagttcacAAGTGCCGCTTGTGACTGACTTACTGACCG AGATGGGACAAGCTATGAAGATGAATTGTTCACATTGGGCTCAAGTATTCCA GGAAAGCCAAGAGTTTGAGACTTTCTGCCCGACCAGACTTGACAAGATGCTTGCAGAAGCCAGAGCTTTGGAAGAAGATCTGATCAAACAGAAAGAGAAGCTGAGACTGAGATTGCAAGCAATATCCAAGACATTGCAGACTATCAGCTGA